From Gemmatimonadota bacterium, a single genomic window includes:
- a CDS encoding DUF3047 domain-containing protein, whose amino-acid sequence MRALRETRGDSLEPGTGFRCPLPGWDTRETHVVVRSGRHDLGRWLREDCNIRVHCAQYVGGRPPVRIAHVWLIANTIFHQGAGDARLGEIILGARGKGRRTRVL is encoded by the coding sequence ATACGAGCTCTCCGGGAAACCCGGGGCGATTCACTCGAGCCAGGCACGGGGTTCCGCTGCCCGTTGCCGGGCTGGGACACGCGCGAAACCCATGTCGTGGTTCGCTCCGGCAGACATGATCTCGGCCGGTGGCTCCGCGAAGACTGCAACATCCGGGTTCATTGTGCGCAATACGTCGGTGGCAGGCCGCCTGTCAGGATCGCCCATGTCTGGCTGATCGCCAACACGATTTTCCACCAGGGTGCCGGCGATGCCCGCCTCGGCGAGATCATTCTCGGCGCCCGCGGCAAGGGCAGGCGGACGCGGGTCCTCTAG
- the aroA gene encoding 3-phosphoshikimate 1-carboxyvinyltransferase, translating into MQNGLASGSRSRPRSLMTRSTLIIVPGDKSITHRALLLAAMARGPSVIEGALASQDARSTARVLRQLGAGVGSMVAGRPLTVVGRGRLRTAAGPLHCGNSGTTARLLLGLLSAHRFSTALTGDRSLRRRPMRRVTEPLSLMGARFTPPNADRLPLEVRGGTLGPLDWELPVSSAQLKSALLFAGVAGNVRVAVREPAGLSRDHTERMLEGLGFPIGTEGGWIVLRGGGPVPPFEMTVPGDPSSAAFLIGAGLIGKRAVTVGRVGLNPTRLGYLEVLRRMGARVTVSVEGQTLGEPFGTIHAEPGELRGTVVGAEEIPRLIDEVPLLAALAARAEGATRFDQVGELRVKESDRLAQIAGNLTTLGYRATGVGNTLTVHGSDHPPRGRVTTDGDHRIAMAFAVLGTVPGARVVLDDRDCVAVSFPGFFTTLDRARGRR; encoded by the coding sequence ATGCAGAACGGTCTAGCTAGCGGCAGCCGAAGCCGACCCCGGAGCCTGATGACCCGCTCGACCTTGATTATCGTCCCGGGAGACAAAAGCATTACCCACCGCGCCCTCCTGCTGGCCGCCATGGCCCGGGGCCCGAGCGTGATCGAGGGGGCGCTGGCCTCGCAGGATGCCCGCTCGACCGCGCGGGTCCTTCGCCAACTGGGGGCCGGCGTCGGCTCGATGGTGGCCGGCCGCCCGCTCACGGTCGTCGGTCGCGGTCGTCTCCGAACTGCCGCCGGCCCGCTCCACTGTGGCAACTCCGGGACTACCGCGCGGCTCTTACTTGGACTGCTCTCGGCTCACCGGTTTTCGACCGCGCTGACCGGCGACCGCTCGCTCCGCCGTCGCCCGATGCGACGGGTCACCGAGCCGCTGTCGCTGATGGGGGCCCGGTTCACGCCGCCTAACGCTGACCGGCTGCCCCTCGAGGTTCGCGGCGGTACCCTCGGCCCCCTCGACTGGGAGTTGCCGGTGTCGAGCGCCCAGCTGAAGAGCGCCTTGCTCTTCGCCGGCGTCGCCGGCAACGTCCGGGTGGCGGTCCGAGAACCGGCCGGGCTCTCCCGGGACCATACCGAACGAATGCTCGAGGGCCTCGGCTTTCCGATCGGAACCGAAGGAGGCTGGATCGTGCTGCGCGGCGGTGGTCCGGTGCCTCCCTTCGAAATGACGGTCCCCGGCGATCCGAGCTCGGCGGCCTTCCTGATCGGCGCCGGCCTGATTGGCAAGCGGGCGGTGACGGTGGGTCGCGTCGGCCTCAACCCGACCCGGCTGGGGTACCTCGAGGTGCTCCGTCGGATGGGCGCCCGGGTCACCGTGTCGGTCGAAGGCCAAACCCTCGGCGAGCCGTTCGGCACCATTCACGCCGAGCCCGGCGAGCTCCGCGGAACGGTGGTCGGGGCCGAGGAGATTCCCCGGTTGATCGATGAAGTGCCGTTGCTGGCGGCCCTGGCCGCCCGGGCGGAAGGGGCGACCCGATTCGACCAAGTCGGCGAACTCCGGGTCAAGGAGAGTGACCGTTTGGCGCAGATTGCCGGCAATCTCACGACCCTCGGGTACCGTGCCACCGGGGTAGGGAACACCCTGACCGTTCACGGCAGCGACCACCCACCCCGCGGGCGGGTCACCACCGACGGCGACCACCGGATCGCGATGGCCTTCGCGGTGCTCGGCACGGTGCCGGGTGCCCGGGTCGTCCTCGACGACCGCGACTGCGTCGCGGTGAGCTTCCCCGGCTTTTTCACCACGTTGGACCGGGCCAGAGGACGCCGATGA
- the cmk gene encoding (d)CMP kinase: MSRVIAIDGPAASGKSSTAAAVAKALGALHLDSGALYRGLTRVALDEGTTDPDGVLEAAARRQLVLRLDGAEIAPYLDGAPAEPLIRSPEVTAGVSEIAAIGPCRDWVNARLRAAGGGDRVLVLDGRDIGTAVFPDARLKVFLTASPESRARRRLAQRGELFDAQSVARETASLAARDATDSSRPIAPLRQADDAVEVDTTHLTFRAQVDLIVGLAAKVLS; the protein is encoded by the coding sequence ATGAGCCGCGTCATCGCGATCGACGGGCCGGCCGCCTCCGGAAAGTCCTCGACGGCGGCCGCGGTGGCCAAGGCCCTAGGCGCGCTCCACCTCGACTCCGGCGCCCTCTATCGGGGGCTGACTCGGGTGGCGCTCGATGAGGGAACGACTGATCCGGACGGCGTGCTCGAAGCGGCCGCCCGGCGCCAGTTGGTGCTCCGCCTCGACGGCGCCGAAATCGCCCCCTACCTCGACGGGGCGCCTGCGGAGCCGCTGATTCGCTCGCCTGAGGTAACGGCCGGAGTGTCCGAGATCGCGGCCATTGGCCCCTGCCGCGACTGGGTCAACGCCAGGCTTCGGGCCGCCGGGGGCGGTGACCGAGTCTTGGTCCTCGATGGCCGGGACATCGGCACTGCGGTCTTCCCGGACGCCCGGCTCAAGGTGTTCCTGACCGCTTCTCCCGAATCCCGGGCCCGACGCCGGCTGGCCCAACGGGGTGAACTGTTCGACGCCCAGAGCGTAGCTCGCGAAACGGCCTCTTTGGCTGCCCGGGACGCCACCGATTCGAGTCGCCCGATCGCTCCGCTCCGCCAGGCCGACGATGCCGTCGAAGTCGACACCACCCACCTGACCTTTCGTGCCCAGGTCGACCTGATCGTCGGCCTTGCCGCTAAGGTCTTGTCCTAG
- a CDS encoding 30S ribosomal protein S1 has translation MSKRTKGASQFATATGLRVRTDLYDETYSDSDYETMLSMYEGTMAQIVEGEIVKSKVLRITDNAVILDVGFKSEGSVPLDEFKEPPQVGEEVEVFLEHLEDQEGAVVLSKKKADFMRVWEKIRVAHESDQPVQGTLMKKIKGGVVVNVMGVDAFLPGSQIALRRVPNIDELLGQDFEFKIIKLNKRRRNIVVSRRVILENERASKREHLMKELQPQQVRKGIVKNITDFGAFIDLGGVDGLLHITDMSYGRVSHPTELVHIGAEIDVKILDIDWQRERISLGMKQLQPYPWKDIAEKYPVGTRVQGKVVSITNYGAFIELEAGIEGLVHISEMSWTRNVRHPSKIVSIGETIEAVVLKVDETEEKISLGMKQTEQDPWMILPQRYPVGTRLAGKVRNLTSFGAFVEIEVGIDGLIHISDMSWTKRVQHPSEVVKKGDAVDVVVLNIDAENKRISLGLKQAEEDPWLKISENLPVGTMIRGRIVRMMDKGVVVDLGNDLEGFAPMSQLLFPDVQNPADVVKENQVADVEVLEVDPIHHRIVVAVKEYTDDETGAPPKQAPLPPITDSEM, from the coding sequence ATGTCCAAGCGCACCAAAGGCGCGTCGCAGTTTGCCACCGCCACCGGGCTTCGGGTCCGGACCGACCTGTACGACGAGACCTATTCCGACTCCGACTACGAAACCATGCTCTCGATGTACGAGGGCACGATGGCGCAGATCGTCGAGGGCGAGATCGTCAAGTCGAAGGTTCTCCGGATCACCGACAACGCGGTCATCCTCGACGTCGGCTTCAAGTCCGAGGGGTCGGTACCCCTCGATGAATTCAAAGAACCGCCGCAAGTCGGCGAAGAAGTCGAGGTCTTCCTCGAGCATCTCGAGGACCAAGAAGGCGCCGTCGTGTTGTCGAAGAAGAAGGCCGACTTCATGCGGGTCTGGGAAAAGATCCGAGTGGCCCACGAGAGCGACCAGCCGGTGCAGGGAACCTTGATGAAGAAGATCAAGGGCGGCGTGGTGGTCAACGTGATGGGTGTCGACGCCTTCTTGCCGGGATCGCAGATCGCCCTTCGCCGGGTGCCGAACATTGACGAACTCCTCGGCCAGGACTTCGAGTTCAAGATCATCAAGCTCAACAAGCGGCGGCGGAACATCGTCGTGTCGCGCCGGGTCATCCTCGAGAACGAGCGGGCCAGCAAGCGCGAGCACCTGATGAAGGAGCTCCAGCCCCAGCAGGTCCGGAAAGGCATCGTCAAGAACATCACCGACTTCGGCGCGTTCATCGATCTCGGCGGAGTCGACGGCCTTCTCCACATCACCGATATGTCCTACGGGCGGGTGTCGCATCCAACCGAGTTGGTCCACATCGGCGCCGAAATCGACGTCAAGATTCTCGACATTGATTGGCAGCGCGAGCGGATTTCGCTCGGTATGAAGCAGCTCCAGCCGTATCCGTGGAAGGACATTGCCGAGAAATATCCGGTCGGCACCCGGGTCCAGGGCAAGGTCGTGTCGATCACCAATTATGGTGCGTTCATCGAACTCGAGGCGGGCATCGAGGGCTTGGTCCACATCTCGGAAATGAGCTGGACCCGGAACGTCCGCCACCCGTCAAAGATCGTGTCGATCGGCGAGACGATCGAGGCCGTGGTGCTCAAGGTCGACGAGACCGAGGAGAAGATCTCGCTCGGGATGAAGCAGACCGAACAGGATCCGTGGATGATTCTGCCGCAGCGGTATCCGGTCGGCACCCGGCTCGCCGGCAAGGTTCGCAACTTGACCAGCTTCGGGGCCTTTGTCGAAATCGAAGTCGGGATCGACGGCCTGATCCACATCTCCGATATGTCCTGGACCAAACGGGTCCAGCACCCGTCGGAAGTGGTCAAGAAGGGCGATGCCGTCGACGTCGTGGTGCTCAATATCGATGCCGAGAACAAGCGGATTTCTCTTGGACTCAAGCAGGCCGAGGAAGATCCGTGGCTCAAGATCAGTGAGAACCTGCCGGTCGGCACCATGATTCGGGGCCGGATCGTCCGGATGATGGACAAGGGCGTGGTCGTCGATTTGGGGAACGACCTCGAGGGCTTCGCCCCGATGTCGCAGCTCCTGTTCCCCGACGTCCAGAACCCGGCCGATGTGGTCAAGGAAAATCAGGTCGCCGACGTCGAGGTTCTCGAAGTCGACCCGATCCATCATCGGATCGTCGTGGCCGTCAAGGAGTACACCGACGACGAAACCGGCGCGCCGCCGAAGCAGGCGCCGTTGCCGCCCATCACCGATTCTGAGATGTAG
- a CDS encoding acyl-CoA carboxylase subunit beta, with protein MTKSRQLLEDLHRRQSAAEMGGGAARIAQQHKKGKLTARERLDLLLDEGSFVELDRFVTHRATDFGLADQVVPGDGVVTGHGRIDGRLVYVFSQDFTVFGGSLSETHAEKICKVMDLAVRNGAPVIGLNDSGGARIQEGVASLGGYADIFLRNTLASGVVPQISAILGPCAGGAVYSPAITDFIFMVRGVSYMFVTGPNVVKTVTHEEVTFEDLGGADIHGEVSGIAHRVALSEPECLASIRELVGFLPSNNLDDPPNRPTDDPDDRREQSLLDVIPESPASPYDMHEVIRAIVDHGQFFEIAGGFAGNILVGFARLGGRSVGIIANQPAVLAGVLDINSSTKAARFVRFCDAFNIPIITLVDVPGFLPGVAQEHGGIIRHGAKLLYAYCEATVPKLTVITRKAYGGAYDVMNSKHIRADLNLAWPTAEIAVMGPKGAVEILFKDEIAKAADPAAETQKKIAEYTATFANPYKAAARGFVDDVIDPRDTRPRLIDALRVLATKRDRNPPKKHGNIPL; from the coding sequence ATGACTAAGTCTCGGCAGTTGCTCGAGGATCTGCACCGCCGCCAGTCGGCCGCGGAAATGGGCGGCGGAGCTGCCCGGATTGCCCAGCAGCACAAGAAGGGCAAGCTCACCGCGCGGGAGCGGCTCGATCTTTTGCTCGACGAGGGGAGTTTCGTCGAGCTCGACCGCTTCGTTACCCACCGGGCCACCGACTTCGGCTTGGCCGATCAGGTGGTCCCCGGCGACGGGGTGGTCACCGGGCACGGCCGGATCGACGGCCGGCTCGTCTATGTGTTTTCCCAAGACTTCACGGTGTTCGGCGGCTCGCTGTCCGAGACCCACGCCGAGAAGATCTGCAAAGTCATGGATCTCGCGGTTCGAAACGGCGCGCCGGTCATCGGCCTCAACGATTCCGGGGGAGCCCGGATTCAGGAGGGCGTCGCGTCGTTGGGCGGGTACGCCGACATCTTCCTGCGGAACACCCTGGCGTCGGGCGTGGTGCCGCAAATTTCCGCCATTCTCGGGCCCTGTGCCGGTGGGGCGGTCTACAGCCCCGCCATCACCGACTTCATCTTCATGGTGCGGGGCGTGAGTTACATGTTCGTCACCGGCCCGAACGTGGTGAAGACGGTTACCCACGAGGAAGTGACGTTCGAAGACTTGGGTGGCGCCGACATCCACGGTGAAGTGTCGGGCATTGCCCACCGGGTGGCGTTGTCGGAACCGGAGTGCTTGGCCTCGATTCGCGAACTGGTCGGTTTCCTGCCATCCAACAACCTCGACGACCCGCCCAACCGGCCCACCGACGATCCCGACGACCGGCGAGAGCAATCGTTGCTCGACGTCATTCCGGAATCGCCGGCCAGTCCCTACGACATGCATGAGGTCATCCGGGCTATCGTCGACCACGGGCAGTTCTTTGAGATCGCTGGGGGATTTGCCGGCAATATTCTGGTGGGCTTTGCCCGGCTGGGTGGTCGGTCGGTTGGGATCATCGCGAACCAACCGGCAGTGCTGGCCGGTGTCCTCGATATCAACAGCTCCACCAAAGCGGCTCGCTTCGTCCGGTTCTGTGATGCCTTCAATATCCCGATTATCACGTTGGTCGATGTACCCGGGTTTCTGCCGGGCGTGGCGCAGGAACACGGCGGGATCATCCGGCACGGGGCTAAGCTCCTCTACGCCTATTGCGAGGCCACGGTGCCGAAGTTGACGGTCATTACCCGGAAGGCCTATGGGGGCGCCTACGACGTGATGAACTCGAAACACATCCGGGCCGACCTCAACTTGGCGTGGCCCACCGCGGAAATCGCCGTGATGGGCCCGAAGGGGGCGGTTGAAATTCTGTTCAAGGACGAGATCGCCAAGGCCGCCGATCCGGCCGCCGAAACCCAGAAAAAGATCGCCGAATACACCGCGACCTTCGCGAATCCGTACAAAGCCGCGGCCCGGGGGTTCGTCGACGACGTGATCGACCCCCGCGATACCAGGCCCCGCTTGATCGATGCGCTGCGGGTCCTCGCGACCAAACGCGACCGCAATCCCCCGAAAAAGCATGGCAACATTCCCCTGTGA
- a CDS encoding acetyl-CoA carboxylase biotin carboxylase subunit yields MQITRVLVANRGEIALRIIRACHEEGLEAVAVYSDADRSTPYVRAADAAVPIGPAPAAQSYLLIDRIIEAAKASGAQAIHPGFGFLSERAAFAQAVADAGLVFIGPPASAIRAMGDKTEARRRMEAAGVPVVPGAMAALEDSVVAAELAKVLGYPVLVKAAAGGGGKGMRVVRAESELAGALTSAASEALKAFGDAAVYLEKFIERPRHVEIQVLADHERTIHLGERECSVQRRHQKLLEEAPSVAVDPALRERMGTAAVAAAKAVGYRSAGTCEFLLAADGSFYFLEMNTRIQVEHPVTELVYGVDLVRQQLRIARGLPMTVAAGPLMPRGWSMECRITSEDPSNGFLPSTGRISYLRAPAGPGIRWDSGVETGDEVTLYYDSMLAKLIVHGADREDAIVRMERALRELVVVGVATNQSFHLRLLADPEFRAGRIDIQFLERRPDLALSAPTDDTIGRLAVAAALAEHDRRQQQKPAVSVDGQGRSLWSAAGRREGLR; encoded by the coding sequence ATGCAGATCACCAGGGTGTTGGTTGCCAACCGGGGCGAGATCGCGCTCCGGATCATTCGCGCCTGTCACGAAGAAGGTCTCGAGGCCGTGGCCGTGTACTCCGATGCCGACCGGTCCACGCCGTACGTCCGAGCCGCCGACGCCGCCGTCCCGATCGGACCGGCGCCAGCGGCGCAGAGCTACCTGCTGATCGATCGGATCATTGAGGCGGCCAAGGCCTCCGGGGCCCAAGCGATTCACCCGGGGTTTGGCTTCTTGTCGGAGCGGGCGGCCTTTGCCCAGGCGGTGGCGGATGCCGGCCTGGTGTTCATTGGTCCGCCGGCCAGCGCCATCCGGGCCATGGGCGACAAGACCGAAGCCCGCCGCCGGATGGAGGCCGCCGGGGTCCCGGTCGTGCCCGGCGCCATGGCGGCTCTCGAAGACTCGGTCGTCGCCGCGGAGCTCGCCAAGGTGTTAGGCTATCCTGTCTTGGTCAAAGCGGCTGCGGGCGGCGGCGGCAAGGGGATGCGGGTGGTCCGCGCCGAGTCCGAACTGGCCGGGGCGCTCACCTCGGCCGCCTCCGAGGCCCTGAAGGCATTCGGCGATGCGGCGGTGTACCTCGAAAAGTTCATCGAACGCCCCCGCCACGTTGAAATCCAGGTCCTGGCCGACCACGAGCGGACTATCCATCTGGGCGAACGCGAGTGCTCGGTCCAACGCCGGCACCAGAAACTGTTGGAGGAGGCCCCGAGCGTGGCGGTCGATCCCGCCCTGCGGGAGCGGATGGGAACCGCGGCGGTGGCGGCGGCCAAAGCGGTCGGCTACCGAAGTGCCGGCACTTGCGAGTTTCTGCTGGCCGCGGACGGGTCGTTCTATTTCCTCGAGATGAACACCCGAATTCAAGTCGAACACCCCGTCACCGAATTGGTGTATGGCGTTGATCTGGTGCGCCAGCAACTCCGGATTGCCCGGGGTCTCCCGATGACCGTGGCGGCCGGCCCCCTGATGCCGCGGGGCTGGTCCATGGAATGCCGGATTACCAGCGAGGATCCCTCCAATGGATTCCTGCCGTCGACCGGGAGGATTTCTTACCTCCGGGCCCCGGCCGGTCCCGGAATCCGGTGGGACAGCGGGGTCGAGACCGGTGACGAGGTCACGCTCTATTACGACTCGATGCTGGCCAAGCTGATCGTCCACGGCGCCGATCGCGAGGACGCCATCGTCCGGATGGAACGCGCCCTCCGGGAGTTGGTCGTCGTCGGGGTCGCCACCAACCAGTCGTTCCACCTCCGGCTGTTGGCCGACCCGGAGTTTCGGGCCGGCCGGATCGACATTCAGTTCCTCGAACGGCGCCCGGATTTGGCGCTCTCGGCACCAACCGACGACACCATCGGCCGTCTGGCGGTGGCGGCCGCGCTCGCGGAGCATGACCGACGGCAACAGCAGAAGCCCGCGGTGTCGGTCGATGGCCAGGGCCGGAGCCTGTGGTCGGCCGCCGGTCGTCGCGAGGGGCTGCGGTAG
- a CDS encoding class I SAM-dependent RNA methyltransferase, giving the protein MEEVVRIERIAAGGDGVGHLADGRAVFVPRAAAGDLALISITRQATRFARARIRELVEPGPDRIEPLCSHYRDDDCGGCQLQHLNAASQREARRRIAGDALRRIGKQTVEDPVLTPAAADWGYRTKITLTRGTSGRLGFHRVDRPDSVFPLDRCPVAAPGVNDLWVRFRQSRGLWPASLARVVLRLDRTGGEHVIIETGEGPIWTGGKTLQAAVRRAASLTVWWRPFEGAVRAVGGSDTAYPAAAFEQINPAMGDQVRAAAIAALGNVTGQRIWDLYAGIGETSALLAERGARVQSVEWDRRAVEEAERRHREAGLTVDRVVGSVEAAVASLGHPDQVITNPPRTGMDPRVIEALKTRAPARIVYISCDPATLARDIARLASSAEFRVLSAECYDLFPQTAHVESVAVLERV; this is encoded by the coding sequence GTGGAAGAGGTCGTCCGAATCGAACGGATCGCCGCGGGCGGCGACGGGGTCGGGCATCTGGCCGACGGCCGGGCCGTCTTCGTGCCGCGGGCGGCCGCGGGCGATCTGGCCCTGATCTCCATTACCAGGCAGGCCACCCGATTCGCCCGGGCAAGAATCCGGGAGTTGGTCGAGCCGGGGCCGGACCGGATCGAGCCGCTCTGCAGCCACTATCGGGATGATGACTGCGGCGGCTGCCAACTCCAGCATTTGAACGCCGCGAGCCAGCGGGAGGCCCGGCGGCGGATTGCCGGGGACGCGCTCCGCCGGATCGGCAAACAAACGGTCGAGGATCCGGTCCTCACCCCCGCCGCCGCGGATTGGGGCTATCGGACCAAGATCACCCTGACGCGCGGAACCAGCGGCCGGCTGGGGTTCCACCGGGTCGACCGCCCCGACAGCGTTTTCCCGCTCGATCGCTGCCCGGTGGCCGCCCCGGGAGTCAACGACCTCTGGGTTCGGTTTCGCCAATCGCGGGGCTTGTGGCCCGCCTCCCTGGCCCGGGTCGTTCTCCGGTTGGACCGAACCGGCGGCGAGCACGTGATCATCGAAACCGGTGAGGGCCCGATCTGGACCGGCGGCAAGACGCTCCAGGCGGCCGTCCGCCGGGCCGCATCGCTCACCGTGTGGTGGCGCCCGTTTGAGGGCGCCGTCCGGGCGGTCGGCGGATCCGACACGGCCTACCCGGCCGCCGCGTTTGAACAGATCAACCCGGCCATGGGCGACCAGGTCCGGGCCGCCGCCATCGCGGCGTTAGGCAACGTGACCGGCCAACGAATCTGGGATCTCTATGCCGGTATCGGCGAAACCTCGGCGCTGCTGGCGGAACGCGGCGCCCGGGTCCAAAGCGTCGAGTGGGACCGCCGGGCCGTCGAAGAAGCCGAACGCCGGCACCGCGAAGCCGGCCTGACCGTCGACCGGGTCGTCGGGAGCGTCGAAGCCGCCGTGGCCTCGCTCGGCCACCCCGACCAAGTCATCACCAACCCCCCCCGGACCGGCATGGACCCCCGCGTGATCGAAGCCCTCAAAACCCGCGCCCCCGCCCGAATCGTCTACATCTCCTGCGACCCCGCCACCCTCGCCCGCGACATCGCCCGTCTCGCCTCGAGTGCCGAGTTCCGAGTGCTGAGTGCCGAGTGTTACGACCTCTTTCCCCAAACCGCCCACGTCGAATCCGTGGCCGTGCTGGAGCGAGTATGA
- a CDS encoding acetyl-CoA carboxylase biotin carboxyl carrier protein subunit: MKYVVTIAGHQVDVDIDGEQVLVNGTPHHAELRPVFGTPVMNLLLDGQSWIIPMEATGRGTWAIQRRGDRFDVEVVDERTRYIRSLVGEGRANLGPAAQNAPMPGLVVKVQVEVGQEVTAGQPVLVLEAMKMENELKAAGPGVVDQILVKPGQAVEKGAVLVTFRPLQTA, from the coding sequence ATGAAATACGTGGTGACCATCGCCGGGCACCAGGTTGACGTCGACATCGACGGGGAGCAGGTCCTCGTGAACGGTACGCCCCACCATGCCGAGCTTCGCCCCGTGTTCGGCACCCCGGTCATGAATCTCCTGCTCGACGGCCAATCGTGGATCATCCCGATGGAAGCCACCGGCCGCGGCACCTGGGCCATTCAACGGCGCGGTGATCGGTTCGATGTCGAGGTCGTCGACGAGCGGACTCGGTACATCCGGTCCCTGGTGGGAGAGGGCCGCGCCAACCTCGGGCCCGCCGCCCAAAACGCCCCGATGCCAGGCCTCGTTGTCAAGGTTCAAGTTGAGGTTGGGCAAGAGGTTACCGCCGGACAGCCGGTCCTGGTGCTCGAGGCGATGAAGATGGAGAACGAGCTCAAAGCGGCCGGCCCTGGTGTCGTCGACCAGATTCTCGTCAAGCCCGGGCAAGCGGTCGAGAAGGGGGCCGTCCTGGTCACCTTCCGGCCCCTCCAGACCGCCTGA
- a CDS encoding 50S ribosomal protein L13, which translates to MKTFSARTQDASHDWHVVDASGVPLGRLASMVAQLIRGKHKPTFTPHIDGGDFVVVVNADKVKFTGNKLENRQIFRHTGYMGHERFTPLKVMMAKHPDRVIEKAVFGMLPKNSLSKQRLRTKLKVYAGETHPHAAQAPKAFLIKVTA; encoded by the coding sequence ATGAAGACCTTTTCGGCCAGGACCCAGGATGCCAGCCACGATTGGCACGTCGTCGACGCGAGCGGAGTTCCGCTTGGTCGGTTGGCGAGCATGGTCGCTCAGCTCATTCGCGGGAAGCATAAGCCCACCTTTACGCCGCATATCGACGGGGGCGACTTCGTCGTCGTCGTCAACGCCGACAAGGTGAAGTTCACGGGCAACAAGCTCGAGAACCGGCAGATCTTTCGCCACACCGGCTACATGGGCCACGAGCGGTTTACTCCGCTCAAGGTCATGATGGCCAAGCATCCGGACCGGGTCATTGAAAAGGCCGTGTTCGGCATGCTGCCCAAGAATTCGCTCTCCAAGCAGCGGCTTCGCACCAAGCTCAAAGTCTACGCCGGCGAAACCCATCCGCACGCCGCGCAGGCTCCGAAGGCCTTTCTGATCAAGGTGACTGCATGA
- a CDS encoding 30S ribosomal protein S9, with translation MTPTPELRWHGVGRRKTSVARVYLKPGTGKWEVNGRTLGDYFPRPSLVQHIQQPFSATDTLGAFDVMAHCDGGGVTGQAGAMRLGIARALLAVDGVHRTKLRAGGLLTRDARAVERKKPGRPGARKRFQFSKR, from the coding sequence ATGACTCCGACTCCCGAACTTCGCTGGCACGGCGTCGGTCGCCGCAAGACCAGTGTCGCCCGCGTGTATTTGAAGCCCGGCACCGGGAAGTGGGAGGTCAACGGCCGGACGTTAGGCGATTACTTCCCGCGTCCGTCGCTGGTCCAGCACATCCAGCAGCCGTTCTCGGCCACCGACACCCTCGGCGCGTTCGACGTCATGGCCCACTGTGACGGCGGCGGCGTCACTGGCCAGGCCGGCGCCATGCGGCTCGGGATTGCCCGCGCCCTGCTCGCCGTCGACGGCGTCCATCGCACGAAACTCCGGGCCGGCGGGCTGCTGACCCGGGACGCCCGGGCCGTTGAACGCAAGAAGCCCGGCCGCCCCGGCGCCCGGAAGCGGTTCCAGTTCAGTAAGCGATAA
- the rpsB gene encoding 30S ribosomal protein S2, whose translation MALPQLQELLEAGVHFGHQTRRWNPKMRRFIFAERSGIYLIDLQKTQAQIAKAQELLRGVVMKGDSVLFVCTKKQLKALVQTDAVACGALYVTERWLGGTLTNFQTIKKQIRRLRELEQGASDGDFDNYTKKEKLLFERERVKLSRYLEGVKNMSRLPGALFVVDAKKERIAILEANKLGIPVVAIVDTNADPDVITIPIPGNDDAIRSVGLITQALADILREARVAAPAREGGEDGDAQTYSTGEGTEGDADDRRRRRSAGTAAPAAAAPGGAPGGAAAAARKRRPKPEAIAARLKTEADPPVEG comes from the coding sequence ATGGCATTGCCGCAACTGCAGGAACTGCTCGAAGCGGGCGTTCATTTCGGTCACCAGACCCGGCGCTGGAACCCCAAGATGCGCCGGTTCATCTTCGCCGAACGATCGGGCATCTACCTCATTGACCTTCAGAAGACCCAGGCCCAGATCGCCAAGGCCCAGGAGCTTTTGCGCGGGGTCGTCATGAAGGGCGACAGCGTGCTGTTCGTGTGCACCAAGAAGCAGCTCAAGGCGCTGGTCCAGACCGACGCCGTGGCCTGCGGTGCGCTCTACGTGACCGAACGGTGGTTGGGCGGCACCTTGACCAACTTCCAGACCATCAAGAAGCAGATTCGTCGCCTCCGCGAGCTCGAGCAGGGCGCGTCGGACGGTGACTTCGACAACTATACCAAGAAGGAAAAGCTCCTGTTCGAACGGGAGCGGGTCAAGTTGTCGCGGTATCTCGAAGGCGTGAAGAACATGAGCCGCCTTCCAGGTGCCCTCTTCGTCGTCGACGCCAAGAAGGAGCGGATCGCCATCCTCGAAGCCAACAAGCTTGGGATCCCGGTCGTGGCAATTGTCGACACCAATGCCGACCCCGACGTCATCACCATCCCGATTCCCGGCAACGACGACGCCATTCGGTCGGTCGGATTGATCACCCAGGCCCTCGCGGACATTCTCCGCGAAGCCCGGGTGGCTGCCCCGGCCCGAGAGGGAGGCGAGGACGGTGACGCCCAGACCTACAGCACCGGCGAAGGAACCGAGGGCGATGCCGACGACCGGCGCCGCCGCCGATCGGCCGGGACGGCCGCTCCGGCTGCCGCGGCTCCCGGTGGCGCCCCGGGTGGGGCGGCCGCCGCGGCCCGCAAGCGCCGGCCGAAGCCGGAAGCCATCGCGGCCCGCCTCAAGACCGAGGCTGACCCGCCGGTCGAAGGGTAA